From Halorubrum salinarum, the proteins below share one genomic window:
- the ggt gene encoding gamma-glutamyltransferase: MEPDLDRFTSRRSTVYGQRGVVATSQPLASEAGIEVLREGGNAFDAAVATAAALNVVEPTSTGLGGDVFALYRTADGEVGAMRSCGGAPADATIENVKAALAEDDDADSYYPDDGGYAVDDAGEAGMPFYGPHAVTVPGTARGWEATVEELGRLTLADALAPAIRYATEGYPVSEVIASYWASADALFTDDHAREAFLFDGEPPGVGQTVTLPRLGESMRRIAEEGADVVYEGEIAEAIADEVQSQGGFMTVDDLADFEVEWPDPVSTSYNGAEVYELPPNNQGLIALEALNVASELGAGEYDYDSPERVHYFAEAMKRAFHDGHRYITDPEYESIPPLASSEWASERAAGVGETASHDVSFGVPNANAEDADTVLLTVADEAGNVVSYINSRFAGFGSGLVAGDTGIALQNRGASFSLDPDHPNSLEPGKRPFHTLIPGVVRFDEDDWAAFGVMGGYMQPQGHVQVISNLVDYGMPLQRALDEPRWRYRESGELALEPHFDDDAAAKLVRKDHDVRTLSPVMFGGAQIARSRDGVLSAATEPRKDGNAQGY; the protein is encoded by the coding sequence ATGGAGCCAGACTTAGACCGGTTCACGTCGCGCCGATCGACCGTGTACGGTCAGCGCGGCGTGGTGGCGACCAGCCAGCCGCTCGCCAGCGAGGCGGGGATCGAAGTCCTCCGCGAGGGCGGGAACGCGTTCGACGCGGCGGTCGCGACCGCGGCCGCGCTGAACGTCGTCGAGCCCACCTCGACCGGGCTCGGCGGCGACGTGTTCGCGCTGTACCGGACCGCCGACGGCGAGGTCGGCGCGATGCGCTCGTGCGGCGGCGCCCCCGCAGACGCGACGATAGAGAACGTCAAGGCGGCGCTCGCCGAGGACGACGACGCCGACTCGTACTACCCCGACGACGGCGGCTACGCGGTCGACGACGCCGGCGAGGCCGGGATGCCGTTCTACGGCCCGCACGCGGTCACGGTGCCCGGGACGGCCCGCGGCTGGGAGGCCACCGTCGAGGAGCTGGGCCGGCTCACCCTCGCGGACGCGCTCGCGCCCGCCATCCGCTACGCGACCGAGGGCTACCCGGTGTCCGAGGTCATCGCCTCCTACTGGGCGAGCGCCGACGCGCTCTTCACCGACGACCACGCCCGCGAGGCGTTCCTCTTCGACGGCGAGCCGCCGGGCGTCGGGCAGACGGTGACGCTCCCGCGGCTCGGCGAGTCGATGCGGCGGATCGCCGAGGAGGGCGCCGACGTGGTGTACGAGGGCGAGATCGCGGAGGCCATCGCCGACGAGGTCCAGTCGCAGGGCGGGTTCATGACCGTCGACGACCTCGCCGACTTCGAGGTCGAGTGGCCGGACCCCGTCTCGACCAGCTACAACGGCGCCGAGGTGTACGAGCTCCCGCCGAACAACCAGGGACTGATCGCCCTGGAAGCGCTCAACGTCGCGAGCGAACTCGGCGCCGGCGAGTACGACTACGACTCGCCCGAGCGCGTCCACTACTTCGCCGAGGCGATGAAGCGGGCGTTCCACGACGGGCACCGCTACATCACCGACCCCGAGTACGAGTCGATCCCGCCGCTCGCGTCGAGCGAGTGGGCGAGCGAGCGCGCCGCGGGCGTCGGCGAGACGGCCTCGCACGACGTCTCCTTCGGCGTGCCGAACGCGAACGCCGAGGACGCCGACACCGTCCTCCTCACCGTCGCGGACGAGGCGGGCAACGTCGTCTCGTACATCAACTCCCGGTTCGCCGGCTTCGGCTCCGGGCTCGTCGCCGGCGACACCGGCATCGCCTTACAGAACCGCGGCGCGTCCTTCTCGCTCGACCCGGACCACCCGAACAGCCTCGAACCCGGCAAGCGGCCCTTCCACACGCTCATCCCGGGCGTCGTCCGGTTCGACGAGGACGACTGGGCGGCGTTCGGCGTGATGGGCGGGTACATGCAGCCGCAGGGCCACGTCCAGGTGATCTCCAACCTCGTCGACTACGGGATGCCGCTCCAGCGCGCGCTCGACGAGCCGCGGTGGCGCTACCGCGAGAGCGGCGAACTGGCGCTGGAGCCGCACTTCGACGACGACGCCGCGGCGAAGCTCGTCCGCAAGGACCACGACGTGCGGACGCTCTCGCCGGTCATGTTCGGCGGCGCCCAGATCGCGCGGAGCCGGGACGGGGTCCTCTCGGCCGCCACGGAGCCCCGGAAGGACGGGAACGCGCAGGGGTACTGA
- a CDS encoding branched-chain amino acid ABC transporter permease produces MGTTDSSIVDSARARPGLLLVTLLGGLLLVDLAAKLAGVGLGPIGGSISVDRLGSNLWNGVVIGLVIGLAGIGLSMTYSILSFANFSHGDLVSVGAFSGWGVAFLIAGFGDVPVRALLTVRDAGNASPGDIGAHILTTPAAILVGLVAAFVVTALLAVALDRGFYKPMRDRDGIALLIASIGAALIVRYLLQFGYGSDRRGVTASVEQSNLAFDPLGLSVNAHELTILVAAVGLMLAMHGMLQHTKLGTAMRAMADNKDLALITGIPAERVVTATWIIGGGLAGASGYLYVLLRGTIQFDFGWLLLLLIFAAVILGGIGSVYGAIAGGLVIGVVFTTSTIWIPSDFNQAAAFGVMILMLLLRPEGLFGGVTTT; encoded by the coding sequence ATGGGAACAACTGACTCGTCGATCGTCGACTCGGCGCGGGCCCGGCCGGGGCTTCTCCTCGTCACTCTCCTCGGCGGCCTGCTCCTCGTCGACCTCGCGGCGAAGCTCGCCGGGGTCGGCCTCGGCCCGATCGGTGGGTCGATCTCGGTCGACCGGCTCGGCTCGAACCTCTGGAACGGCGTCGTCATCGGCCTCGTGATCGGGCTCGCGGGAATCGGGCTCTCGATGACGTACAGCATCCTCTCGTTCGCGAACTTCTCGCACGGGGACCTCGTCAGCGTCGGCGCGTTCTCCGGGTGGGGCGTGGCGTTCCTGATCGCGGGGTTCGGCGACGTGCCGGTCCGCGCGCTCCTGACCGTCCGCGACGCGGGGAACGCCTCGCCGGGCGACATCGGCGCGCACATCCTCACGACGCCCGCCGCCATCCTCGTCGGGCTGGTGGCGGCGTTCGTCGTCACCGCGCTGCTCGCGGTGGCGCTCGACCGGGGGTTCTACAAGCCGATGCGCGACCGCGACGGGATCGCGCTGCTCATCGCCTCCATCGGCGCGGCGCTCATCGTCCGGTACCTGCTCCAGTTCGGCTACGGCTCCGACCGGCGCGGGGTCACCGCCAGCGTCGAGCAGTCGAACCTCGCGTTCGACCCGCTCGGGCTGTCGGTGAACGCGCACGAACTCACCATCCTCGTCGCCGCGGTCGGGCTGATGCTCGCGATGCACGGAATGCTCCAGCACACGAAGCTCGGGACGGCGATGCGGGCGATGGCCGACAACAAGGACCTCGCGCTCATCACCGGCATCCCGGCCGAGCGAGTCGTCACCGCGACGTGGATCATCGGCGGCGGGCTCGCGGGCGCGTCCGGCTACCTCTACGTCCTGCTCCGCGGGACGATCCAGTTCGACTTCGGCTGGCTCCTGCTCCTGCTGATCTTCGCGGCCGTGATATTGGGCGGGATCGGATCCGTCTACGGCGCCATCGCCGGCGGCCTCGTCATCGGCGTCGTGTTCACCACCTCGACGATCTGGATCCCGTCCGACTTCAACCAGGCCGCGGCGTTCGGCGTGATGATCCTCATGCTCCTGTTGCGCCCCGAGGGGCTCTTCGGCGGGGTGACGACGACATGA
- a CDS encoding ABC transporter ATP-binding protein, which translates to MSSDVPEADDAARVADAVDAADAPEDEPEANDSAVEEAAKHVPSGAPPLRVEGLVKRFGGVTAVDGASFEVEAGSLTGLIGPNGAGKSTTFNCITGVHEPTAGTVTFEGEDITGLRPHEIARKGLVRTFQIARELSEMTVLENLMLAPQGQVGESAIRAVTPGLRGAVIEEETDIRERAWETLEFFEIDHLAHEHAGNLSGGQRKLLEMARALMTDPEMVLLDEPLAGVNPTLQEKLLDRVHDLRADGYTFLLVEHDMDVIMNNCERVIVMHQGSVLAEGTGDEIRNDERVIEAYLGEDL; encoded by the coding sequence ATGAGTAGCGACGTTCCGGAGGCGGACGACGCGGCCCGGGTCGCCGACGCGGTCGACGCGGCGGACGCCCCCGAGGACGAACCCGAGGCGAACGACAGCGCGGTCGAGGAGGCCGCGAAGCACGTCCCGTCCGGGGCGCCCCCGCTCCGCGTGGAGGGGCTCGTCAAGCGGTTCGGCGGCGTCACCGCCGTCGACGGCGCCTCCTTCGAGGTCGAGGCCGGGTCGCTGACCGGCCTCATCGGGCCGAACGGCGCCGGGAAGTCGACCACGTTCAACTGTATCACCGGCGTCCACGAGCCGACCGCGGGCACGGTGACCTTCGAGGGCGAGGACATCACCGGGCTCAGGCCCCACGAGATCGCGCGCAAGGGGCTGGTTCGGACCTTCCAGATCGCCCGGGAGCTCTCCGAGATGACCGTCCTGGAGAACCTCATGCTCGCGCCGCAGGGCCAGGTCGGCGAGTCCGCGATCCGGGCCGTGACGCCCGGCCTCCGCGGCGCGGTGATCGAAGAGGAGACCGACATCCGCGAGCGGGCCTGGGAGACGCTGGAGTTCTTCGAGATCGACCACCTCGCGCACGAGCACGCGGGGAACCTCTCCGGCGGCCAGCGGAAGCTGCTGGAGATGGCCCGCGCGCTGATGACCGACCCCGAGATGGTGCTGCTCGACGAGCCGCTCGCCGGGGTCAACCCGACCCTCCAGGAGAAGCTCTTGGACCGGGTCCACGACCTGCGCGCGGACGGCTACACCTTCCTGCTCGTCGAACACGACATGGACGTCATCATGAACAACTGCGAACGCGTCATCGTCATGCATCAGGGCAGCGTGCTCGCCGAGGGGACCGGCGACGAGATACGGAACGACGAGCGGGTCATCGAGGCGTACCTGGGTGAGGACCTATGA
- a CDS encoding putative quinol monooxygenase, with translation MSDSEYALQARLEAKPEKADEVAAFLEGALPAAEAEEKTTTWFALRLDETTFGIFDTFPDEEGRQAHLDGEIAAELMDRADELFVEDPQIDEIEVLAAKHS, from the coding sequence ATGTCCGACTCCGAGTACGCGCTCCAGGCACGGCTCGAAGCGAAGCCCGAGAAGGCCGACGAGGTGGCCGCGTTCCTCGAAGGCGCGCTCCCGGCGGCCGAGGCCGAGGAGAAGACGACGACGTGGTTCGCGCTGCGGCTCGACGAGACCACGTTCGGCATCTTCGACACGTTCCCCGACGAGGAGGGCCGGCAGGCGCACCTCGACGGCGAGATCGCCGCCGAGCTGATGGACCGGGCCGACGAGCTGTTCGTCGAGGACCCCCAGATCGACGAGATCGAGGTCCTCGCAGCCAAACACTCCTGA
- a CDS encoding ABC transporter ATP-binding protein: protein MTADGAAGEAADADEPAADAAAGTTHTIDGDAILRIRDLDAGYGDLQILSDVALDVADEEYVTIVGPNGAGKSTVMKTVFGLTTHMGGTVEFEGAQIQGLAPEQIIREGIGFVPQTDNVFPGLSVRENLEMGAYILDEVPEDQIETIYDRFPILRERSDQKAGTLSGGQRQMVAMGRALMLDPDLLLLDEPSAGLAPDLVADMFDRIDRINESGTAVLMVEQNAKEALRRCDRGYVLVNGANRYTDRGDVLLADEDVRRDFLGG from the coding sequence ATGACCGCCGACGGCGCGGCGGGCGAGGCGGCGGACGCCGACGAGCCGGCGGCAGACGCGGCCGCCGGAACGACCCACACGATCGACGGGGACGCGATCCTCCGGATCCGGGACCTCGACGCCGGCTACGGCGACCTCCAGATCCTCTCCGACGTGGCCCTCGACGTCGCCGACGAGGAGTACGTGACCATCGTCGGCCCCAACGGGGCCGGCAAGTCGACGGTGATGAAGACCGTCTTCGGGCTCACGACGCACATGGGCGGCACCGTCGAGTTCGAGGGGGCGCAGATCCAGGGGCTCGCGCCCGAGCAGATCATCCGCGAGGGGATCGGCTTCGTCCCGCAGACGGACAACGTGTTCCCCGGGCTCAGCGTCCGCGAGAACCTTGAGATGGGCGCCTACATCCTCGACGAGGTGCCCGAAGACCAGATCGAGACGATCTACGACCGGTTCCCGATCCTCCGGGAGCGCAGCGACCAGAAGGCGGGGACGCTCTCCGGCGGCCAGCGGCAGATGGTCGCGATGGGCCGGGCGCTCATGCTCGACCCGGACCTCCTGCTGCTCGACGAGCCCTCGGCGGGGCTCGCCCCCGACCTCGTCGCCGACATGTTCGACCGGATCGACCGGATCAACGAGAGCGGGACGGCCGTGCTGATGGTCGAACAGAACGCGAAGGAGGCGCTGCGCCGCTGCGACCGCGGCTACGTGCTGGTGAACGGCGCGAACCGCTACACCGACCGCGGCGACGTGCTGCTCGCCGACGAGGACGTGCGGCGCGACTTCCTCGGCGGGTGA
- the prs gene encoding ribose-phosphate diphosphokinase, with product MIVPGSSSQQLAAALAAETDRALATPTYDRFPDGEGLAAVPDFDAKEAVIVAATDSDEAWVELLQLQDAVREAGAADVTTVVPYMGYARQDASFGEGEPVSARAMARAISTGTDRVVLVNPHEATVADFFEVPAEAVDAAGALADPLPDDLDDPLFLAPDEGAIDVAATVRDAYGAGETDYFEKHRDRETGAVAVSPSDAPVADRDVVVVDDIIATGSTMSESVAVLTDRGAASVLTACVHPVLAANAVTKLRAAGVDRIVGSDTVERGCSVVSAAPAVADALDSP from the coding sequence ATGATAGTACCCGGGTCCAGCTCGCAGCAGCTCGCGGCCGCGCTCGCGGCGGAGACGGACCGGGCGCTCGCGACCCCGACGTACGACCGGTTCCCCGACGGGGAGGGGCTCGCCGCGGTGCCCGACTTCGACGCCAAGGAGGCCGTGATCGTCGCCGCGACCGACTCCGACGAGGCGTGGGTCGAACTGCTCCAGCTCCAGGACGCCGTCCGCGAGGCCGGCGCGGCAGACGTGACCACCGTCGTCCCCTATATGGGCTACGCCCGACAGGACGCCTCGTTCGGCGAGGGGGAGCCGGTCTCGGCCCGCGCGATGGCGCGGGCGATCTCGACCGGCACCGACCGCGTCGTCCTCGTCAACCCCCACGAGGCGACCGTCGCCGACTTCTTCGAGGTCCCCGCCGAGGCGGTCGACGCCGCGGGCGCCCTCGCCGATCCCCTTCCCGACGACCTCGACGACCCCCTGTTCCTCGCGCCCGACGAGGGAGCGATCGACGTGGCCGCCACCGTCCGCGACGCCTACGGCGCCGGCGAGACGGACTACTTCGAGAAGCACCGCGACCGCGAGACGGGCGCCGTCGCGGTGTCGCCCTCCGACGCGCCCGTCGCCGACCGCGACGTGGTCGTCGTCGACGACATCATCGCGACCGGGTCGACGATGAGCGAGTCGGTCGCGGTCCTCACCGACCGCGGCGCCGCGAGCGTGCTGACCGCCTGCGTCCACCCGGTCCTCGCGGCCAACGCGGTGACGAAGCTCCGCGCCGCCGGCGTCGACCGGATCGTCGGCAGCGACACCGTCGAGCGCGGCTGTAGCGTCGTCAGCGCCGCGCCCGCCGTCGCTGACGCGCTGGACTCTCCGTAA
- the lipA gene encoding lipoyl synthase gives MQRGRRKPDWLKSRPPSGSRFTEIKSTLRDHDLHTVCEEANCPNMGECWSGQDGPGTATFMLLGDRCSRGCNFCDVETGGMEPLDPDEPANVADAVAEIGLDYVVLTSVDRDDLADGGSAQFAETIREIKRRDPEVLVETLIPDFQGDPEAIRRIIDAEPDVIAHNVETVERLQWPVRDRRANYEQSLSVLDQVDRESDIHTKTSLMLGVGEYDHEVYRTLGDLREVGVDVVTFGQYLQPSRSHLDVFEYVHPDVFETWRRVAEEEFDFLYCASGAMVRSSYKAGELFVEALLREGRSPEAARRHARAAGGD, from the coding sequence ATGCAACGCGGCCGCCGGAAGCCGGACTGGCTGAAGTCGCGCCCGCCGTCCGGGAGTCGGTTCACCGAGATCAAGTCCACCCTCCGCGACCACGACCTCCACACGGTCTGCGAGGAGGCGAACTGCCCGAACATGGGCGAGTGCTGGTCGGGGCAGGACGGCCCCGGCACGGCGACGTTCATGCTGCTCGGCGACCGCTGCTCGCGCGGGTGTAACTTCTGTGACGTCGAGACGGGCGGGATGGAGCCGCTCGACCCCGACGAGCCCGCGAACGTCGCGGACGCGGTCGCCGAGATCGGACTCGACTACGTCGTCTTGACCTCCGTCGACCGCGACGACCTCGCGGACGGCGGGTCCGCGCAGTTCGCCGAGACGATACGCGAAATCAAGCGCCGCGACCCTGAGGTGCTCGTCGAGACGCTCATCCCGGACTTCCAGGGCGACCCGGAGGCGATCCGGCGGATCATCGACGCGGAGCCGGACGTGATCGCGCACAACGTCGAGACGGTCGAGCGGCTCCAGTGGCCGGTCCGGGACCGGCGCGCGAACTACGAGCAGTCCCTGTCGGTCCTCGATCAGGTCGACCGCGAGTCCGACATCCACACGAAGACGAGCCTCATGCTCGGCGTCGGCGAGTACGACCACGAGGTGTACCGGACGCTCGGCGACCTCCGCGAGGTCGGCGTCGACGTGGTCACCTTCGGCCAGTACCTCCAGCCCTCGCGCTCGCACCTCGACGTGTTCGAGTACGTCCACCCGGACGTCTTCGAGACGTGGCGCCGGGTCGCCGAGGAGGAGTTCGACTTCCTCTACTGCGCGTCGGGCGCCATGGTCCGGTCGTCGTACAAGGCGGGCGAGCTGTTCGTCGAGGCGCTGCTGCGCGAGGGGCGGTCGCCGGAGGCGGCGCGGCGCCACGCGCGGGCGGCGGGCGGCGACTGA
- a CDS encoding HVO_0476 family zinc finger protein, with translation MSDTEAGARVGLPCPSCSPAEPTVHEVLSPGGQATVRCTECDHTHKAEIPEEETVSVTIVVSQDGDSFTTTMDVPAEGDVATGEEFVVDTDDALMQVRITGIELGPENRAEEADITDVETLWTRAVDNVAVPVTLHPKDGDADQTRSLRVNVPGDYEFTVGETTEFGDEEFTVEGLQIREDAPEYRHEKLDHAGDLAYAKDLKRVYARDETLTAWSAW, from the coding sequence ATGAGCGACACCGAAGCCGGCGCGCGCGTCGGGCTCCCCTGTCCGTCGTGTTCGCCCGCCGAGCCGACCGTCCACGAGGTCCTGAGCCCGGGCGGGCAGGCCACCGTCCGCTGTACCGAGTGCGACCACACCCACAAGGCCGAGATTCCGGAGGAGGAGACCGTCTCCGTGACCATCGTCGTCTCGCAGGACGGCGACTCGTTCACGACGACGATGGACGTGCCCGCCGAGGGCGACGTGGCCACCGGCGAGGAGTTCGTCGTCGACACCGACGACGCGCTGATGCAGGTGCGGATCACGGGGATCGAACTCGGCCCCGAGAATCGCGCCGAGGAGGCCGACATCACCGACGTGGAGACGCTGTGGACCCGGGCGGTCGACAACGTCGCGGTCCCGGTCACCCTCCACCCGAAGGACGGCGACGCGGACCAGACGCGCTCGCTCCGGGTGAACGTCCCCGGCGACTACGAGTTCACCGTCGGCGAGACGACGGAGTTCGGCGACGAGGAGTTCACCGTCGAGGGGCTCCAGATCCGCGAGGACGCCCCCGAGTACCGCCACGAGAAGCTCGACCACGCCGGCGACCTCGCCTACGCGAAGGACCTCAAGCGGGTGTACGCCCGCGACGAGACGCTCACCGCGTGGTCGGCCTGGTAG
- a CDS encoding ABC transporter substrate-binding protein: MKRRIQRRDVLKGAGAVGIAGLAGCSTESGDGGGGGDGSDGSDGGDGMDGGDGSDGSDGGDGGDQNNVPDAVMVVGFPQSGIQLFRDFYSEFADSAPDLDIIVPDGLIDSDLPGEVDNDMNNVIGTAPSAGGPGAEFFTESYQEAYGEEPGVFTAQAYDAMAVEILAATAAGENSGQAIRDRVRTVANPGGEEFGPADLPEAVETVAGGDPVHYVGASSSVNFDANGDIATAAYDIIDFQDGDLVTLDTVEFGNELSEEDRNATAADPVGVDSFTARIGVLMPETGDLGPLGVPIRDGALLAATQVNDAGINVDVETRVEDTQTDPQAGISGANALVNAGFGAVVGPASSNVNLQVSDQVFIPNGVVGISPSSTDPNVTDLEDNGYIFRTAPSDLLQGPAMADLAVGDTVGASSSGTLYLNDAYGQSLEEAYVNAFQERDGTITQRVSFEPNQATYTSQWSSVLNQ, encoded by the coding sequence ATGAAGCGAAGAATCCAGCGACGCGACGTACTCAAGGGCGCCGGCGCGGTCGGCATTGCGGGGCTCGCGGGTTGCTCGACGGAGAGCGGTGACGGCGGCGGCGGCGGGGACGGATCCGACGGGTCCGACGGCGGCGACGGGATGGACGGCGGGGACGGATCCGACGGGTCCGACGGCGGCGACGGCGGGGACCAGAACAACGTCCCCGACGCCGTGATGGTCGTCGGGTTCCCGCAGTCCGGGATCCAGCTGTTCCGCGACTTCTACTCGGAGTTCGCCGACAGCGCGCCCGACCTCGACATCATCGTCCCCGACGGGCTCATCGACAGCGACCTGCCCGGCGAGGTCGACAACGACATGAACAACGTCATCGGCACCGCGCCCTCCGCGGGCGGCCCCGGCGCGGAGTTCTTCACCGAGTCGTACCAGGAGGCGTACGGCGAGGAGCCGGGCGTGTTCACCGCGCAGGCGTACGACGCGATGGCGGTCGAGATCCTCGCGGCGACCGCCGCGGGCGAGAACAGCGGCCAGGCGATCCGCGACCGCGTCCGCACCGTCGCCAACCCCGGCGGCGAGGAGTTCGGCCCCGCGGACCTGCCCGAGGCCGTCGAGACGGTCGCCGGGGGCGACCCCGTCCACTACGTGGGCGCGTCCTCCAGCGTCAACTTCGACGCCAACGGCGACATCGCGACCGCGGCCTACGACATCATCGACTTCCAGGACGGCGACCTCGTCACGCTCGACACCGTCGAGTTCGGGAACGAGCTCAGCGAGGAGGACCGGAACGCGACCGCGGCCGACCCCGTGGGCGTCGACTCGTTCACTGCCCGGATCGGCGTGTTGATGCCGGAGACGGGCGACCTCGGCCCGCTCGGCGTCCCGATCCGCGACGGCGCGCTGCTCGCGGCCACCCAGGTCAACGACGCCGGCATCAACGTCGACGTCGAGACGAGAGTCGAGGACACGCAGACCGACCCGCAGGCGGGGATCTCCGGCGCGAACGCCCTCGTCAACGCCGGTTTCGGCGCGGTCGTCGGCCCGGCCTCGTCGAACGTCAACCTCCAGGTCTCGGACCAGGTGTTCATCCCGAACGGCGTCGTGGGTATCTCGCCGTCCTCGACCGACCCGAACGTGACGGACTTAGAGGACAACGGCTACATCTTCCGGACCGCGCCCTCGGACCTGCTCCAGGGGCCGGCGATGGCCGACCTCGCCGTCGGCGACACCGTCGGCGCCTCGTCGTCCGGCACGCTGTACCTCAACGACGCATACGGCCAGTCGCTGGAGGAGGCGTACGTGAACGCCTTCCAGGAGCGCGACGGGACGATCACCCAGCGCGTCTCCTTCGAGCCGAACCAGGCGACGTACACCAGCCAGTGGTCGAGCGTGCTGAACCAGTAG
- a CDS encoding branched-chain amino acid ABC transporter permease yields the protein MSDADAPGDSGSGPSAPEAPESAMAALAEAARESDLGLVVGTLLAIYAAATLLTFTDGLNSVVGLMETLTFLGIVYALTALALNLQWGYTGLFNIGVAGFMAVGVYTMGMVVRSPDPAFGPPGLGLPLPVGIAAGVAMAAVLGAVAALPALRLKADYLAIVTLGLSEIIRLSLQSSAFDNFLRDTVGAGTGGGRGMGMPDNPVRELFLVDGQAGTPTAFGEFVFGVFGADGLGISNPILIGWGYIAVLAAFLVGFYLLVERLGRSPFGRTMKAIREDELVADSLGKDVNLVKIKVFVIGCALMGLAGILWFGSQGNVSPTPQFRPLLTFYVFIAVIIGGSGSNTGSVLGGIVFAAVLFEGPRRVGGVVRGLIDAETPPSFADAVVSLDPVTFLAYATDNIAPLQFVFLGLVLVFIIHRRPEGILGDRIETAAAVDLSERPDGGEADE from the coding sequence ATGAGCGACGCCGACGCGCCCGGCGACTCCGGGTCCGGACCGAGCGCGCCCGAGGCGCCCGAGAGCGCGATGGCGGCGCTCGCCGAGGCCGCCCGGGAGAGCGACCTCGGCCTCGTCGTCGGGACGCTGCTCGCGATCTACGCGGCCGCGACGCTGCTGACGTTCACCGACGGGCTCAACAGCGTCGTCGGGCTCATGGAGACGCTGACGTTCCTCGGGATCGTCTACGCGCTCACCGCGCTCGCCCTGAACCTCCAGTGGGGGTACACCGGCCTGTTCAACATCGGCGTCGCCGGCTTCATGGCCGTCGGCGTCTACACGATGGGGATGGTCGTCCGCTCGCCGGACCCCGCGTTCGGCCCGCCCGGACTCGGCCTGCCGCTCCCGGTGGGGATCGCCGCGGGCGTCGCGATGGCGGCCGTGCTCGGCGCCGTCGCCGCCCTGCCCGCGCTGCGGCTCAAAGCCGACTACCTCGCCATCGTCACGCTCGGGCTCTCGGAGATCATCCGCCTGTCGCTCCAGTCGAGCGCCTTCGACAACTTCCTGCGCGACACGGTCGGCGCCGGAACGGGCGGCGGTCGCGGGATGGGCATGCCCGACAACCCGGTCCGCGAGCTGTTCCTCGTCGACGGGCAGGCGGGGACGCCGACCGCGTTCGGCGAGTTCGTCTTCGGCGTCTTCGGCGCCGACGGGCTCGGCATCTCCAACCCGATCCTCATCGGCTGGGGGTACATCGCCGTCCTCGCCGCCTTCCTGGTCGGGTTCTACCTCCTGGTCGAACGCCTCGGCCGCTCGCCGTTCGGCCGGACGATGAAGGCGATCCGGGAGGACGAGCTCGTCGCCGACTCGCTCGGCAAGGACGTGAACCTCGTGAAGATCAAGGTGTTCGTCATCGGCTGTGCCCTGATGGGGCTCGCGGGCATCCTCTGGTTCGGCAGCCAGGGGAACGTCTCGCCGACGCCGCAGTTCCGCCCCCTGCTCACGTTCTACGTGTTCATCGCGGTGATCATCGGCGGGTCGGGGTCGAACACCGGCTCGGTCCTCGGCGGCATCGTCTTCGCCGCGGTCCTGTTCGAGGGGCCGCGCCGCGTCGGCGGGGTCGTCCGCGGGCTCATCGACGCGGAGACGCCGCCGTCGTTCGCCGACGCGGTCGTCTCGCTCGACCCGGTGACGTTCCTCGCGTACGCGACCGACAACATCGCGCCGCTCCAGTTCGTCTTCCTCGGGCTGGTCCTGGTGTTCATCATCCACCGGCGCCCGGAGGGGATCCTCGGCGACCGGATCGAGACGGCCGCGGCCGTCGACCTCTCGGAGCGGCCCGACGGGGGTGAGGCCGATGAGTAG